The window GGGGAACCCCTTGTTTACGCAGCGTTAACATGACACGCTTAATCCAGATGACCAAGGGGGCCCACAGGGCCCCTTTTTTATGAAGCCTCTAGTGAATAATTTCACAAAGGCATTTCAACGAGTGCCCAAGAAATGGAGTGACTGATAAGCATGGATTGGCGTAACCGCGCAGCGTGCCTTGACAAGGACCCGGAGCTTTTCTTCCCCGTCGGAAATACCGGTCCTGCTCTCCTGCAGATCGAGGAAGCCAAAAGTGTTTGCCGTCGATGCCCCGTGGTCGACACGTGCCTGCAGTGGGCCCTCGAGTCCGGACAGGACGCCGGTGTATGGGGGGGCATGAGCGAGGACGAACGCCGCGCGCTCAAGCGCCGCGCTGCCCGGGCCCGCCGCGCCTCCTGACCCCGCGTTCCTGATTCACCGTCTGGAAAGGAATGGCCGCAGACCTAGGTCTGCGGCCATTCTTCGTTAAGCCCGCCAGCGGTACCCCGCCAACAGGGGCCGGCCAGCTACCGTTTGGCCAGGCTCAGGACAATCTGGACGGCCGTCCCGCCACCGTCCCTGGCTTTCCACTGAATGCTGCCACCGAGTTCGCTGGTCACCAGGGTGCGGACGATCTGCAGGCCGAGTCCCTCCACATAGGGTGTGGCGGGGATGCCAACGCCGTCGTCCGCCACGGTCACGGTCAGCAGTTCATCGCCGTCCTCGCTCTCTGACCGGGCCGCGGCCAGCCAGACGGTTCCGGTTCGCCCCTCCAAGCCATGTTCGACGGCGTTTGTCACCAGTTCGTTGATGACCAACGCCAGCGGAGTGGCGAAGTCACTTGGCAGATCGCCGAAGAGTCCGGACCGCTCAGTCCTGACCTGCTGCGACGGTGACGCAACCTCGGCGGAGAGGCGGAACTGGCGCCCGATAAGCTCGTCAAAGTCGACGCTCTGGGTCAGGCCCTGGGACAGCGTCTCATGCACGAGGGCGATCGTGGCCACACGCCGCATCGCCTGTTCAAGTCCCTGTTTGGCCTCGTCGCTGACCATGCGCCGGGACTGCATGCGCAACAGCGCGGCAACGGTTTGCAGATTGTTTTTCACCCGGTGATGAATTTCCCGGATGGTGGCGTCCTTGGTAACGAGTTCCATTTCCCGGCGCCGCAGCTCGCTGACATCCCGGCAAAGCACCAGCGCGCCGAACCGGTGCTGCTCATCGCGGAGCGGGATCGCCCGCAGCGACAGGCTGACCCCGCGGGACTCGATTTCGCTGCGCCACGGCATGCGTCCGGTGACCACCAGCGGCAGGGTCTCGTCCACCAGGCGGCGGTCCTTCAGCAGGCCGGCCGTGACCTCGGCCAGGCTTCGGCCCTCGAGGGACTCGCCGTCGCCGAGCCGCCGGAACGCGGAAACCCCGTTGGGGCTCGCGTACTGGACGATTCCCTCGGCATCGAGCCGGATCAAACCGTCACCGACGCGGGGGGCGCCGCGGCGCGAACCGGTAGGCGAGGCGAAGTCCGGCCACAGCCCCAACGTTCCCATCCGCAACAGGTCGTAGGCGCATTGCCGGTACGTCAGCTCCAGCCGGGACGGCATGCGGGAGCTTGAGAGATCCATGTGGGTGGTGACGATGGCGAGCGTCCGGCCATTGCGGACCATTGGCACGGCCTCGACCCGGAGGGCCATGTCGCTGCTCCAGTTGGTCTCGTTGGAGCGCTCAATCGTCCGGCTTTCCCACGCTTTGTCAACGAGCGGTTGCAGGTCCGACCGGATCCCCTCCCCCACGAAGTCGGCGTGGAACACCGTGTGCGAGGTGGAGGGACGGACGTGGGCAAGGGCTACGTAGCCGAACTCGGGGTGCGGAAACCACAGCGCCAGGTCCGCGAACGCCAGGTCGGCGACCATCTGCCAGTCGCCGACCAGGAGGTGCAGCCACTCGGCATCCCCCGGCCCAAAATCAGCATGCTCCCTGATAGGGTCCGTAAAGATTGCCACAGCACCTCCATTTGCAAACGCCGGCAGCAGCTGGCGCTGCCTAGCGTCGAACGATTGACCTCAAGAGCCTCAATGCTACCGACAGCGAGGCCATGTCATCGGCCTCGAGGGCATTGACCTCGTCGAACATGCTCCTGGCACGGTCCAACTGCTCAACATTCTGGCTTTCCCACGCCAGGAGGCGTTCCTCCGCCGGCATCTCCTGAGGTGACGACTCCAAAACCGCCTTCGTCATATCGGACACGGTGGAGTAGAGATCATCACGCAGGGCCGCCCTGGCCAGGGCCTGCCAGCGGTCCTCCCGAGGCAGTTTGGTGATGCGCTCCAGCAGGGAGTCGGCGTGGAAACGGTTGAATACCGCGTAGTAGACATGGGCGATGTTCTCGACCGGTTCCGGGCTCGCATGGACGATCTTGGCGACGTCGAGCAACACAAAGCTCTCGAACAGTTCAGCCCACCGGTGTGCCAGATCTTCGGGAACGTCCCAGCTACGCGCCTTTTCCAGCCATTCGGCCACGCGGTCACGGTCCTGGCCGCGCAGGTAATCCAGCAGGCGTGACCGCATGGGATCCATCAGGGGTTTGAACTCGGCCACGGTCTCGGCGATAGGCCGGGAGGCGTTGCTCTGGCTCAGGATCCACCGTACCGCCCGGTCCAGAAGCCGGCGGATATCCAGGTGAATGGTGCTCCAGTGCTCCGTCGGGAACGACGCGGGCAGCTCGTTCAGCTCCCCCACCATGATGTCCAGTTCGTAGACTTCACGAAGTGCCACGAAAGCCTTGGCGACTGCGGCCTCAGTGGCGGAGGTTTCCTCCATGGCGCGGAACGCGAAGGTGATGCCGCCCATGTTGATCATGTCGTTTGCCACGACGGTCGCGATGATTTCGCGGCGCAGCGGGTGGGTGTCCAGGTCTGCATCGAACCTGTCCCGCAGCTGCTGCGGGAAGTAGGCCCGCAGGGTCGCCCGGAACCAGGGGTCCTCGGCGAGGTCGCTGTCCCGAAGCGCCGAGGCGAGTTCGATCTTGGCGTAGGCCGCCAGCACGGACAGCTCAGGCGAGGTCAGGCCCTGCCCCTGCTCCAGCCGCTCGCGGAGCGTCTCTGTAGTGGGCAGCGCCTCCAGGTCCCGCTTGAGGTCCGCCGATTTCTCCAGCCAGTCCATGAGGCGCTCGTAGCTTGGGCTCCACTCGGAAACCCGCATCCGGTCATTGAGCAGCAGGATGTTCTGATCGATGTTGTCCTCGAGCACCAGCCGGCCGACCTCGTCGGTCATCGAAGCCAGGAACTCCGACCGCTCCGCAGGATCGAGTTTCCCCGCGGCGACCATCCGGTCAACGAAAATCTTGATATTGACCTCGTGGTCCGAGCAGTCCACACCAGCGGAGTTGTCGATCGCGTCGGTGTTCAAGATGACACCCTGCAGGGCCGCCTCGATCCGGCCACGCTGGGTCATGCCCAGGTTGCCACCCTCGCCAACCACCTTGACGCGCAGGTCGCAGCCGTCGACCCGGATGGAGTCGTTGGCCTTGTCGCCCACCTCGGAATGGGTTTCCGTGCCGGCCTTGACGTACGTGCCGATGCCGCCGTTGTAGAGCAGATCGGCCGGAGCGAGCAGGATGGCGCGCAACAGTTCGGGCGGGCTGAGCTTCGTGGTGCCTTCCGGCAATCCGAGCGCGTACCTGACCTGCTCCGAGACCGGAATCGATTTCGCCTGACGGGCGAAGACGCCGCCACCCTGGCTGATCAGGGACTTGTTGTAATCGTCCCAGGACGAACGGGGCAGCTCGAAGAGCCGCTGGCGTTCGTCGAAGGAAACAGCCTCGTCGGGGGTGGGATCCAGGAAGATGTGCCGGTGGTCAAAGGCCGCGAGCAGCCGGATGTGCTTGGAGAGCAGCATCCCGTTGCCGAAGACGTCGCCGGACATGTCACCGACGCCCACCACAGTGAAGGGCTCGGACTGGGTGTCCAGGTCAAGCTCGCTGAAGTGCCGTTTGACGGATTCCCAGGCCCCGCGGGCGGTGATGCCCATCGCTTTGTGGTCGTACCCGACCGACCCGCCTGAGGCGAAGGCGTCGCCGAGCCAGAACCCGTACTCCTTGGCCAGCCCGTTGGCGATGTCGGAGAAGGACGCGGTCCCCTTATCGGCCGCGACGACGAGGTAGGAATCATCGTCGTCATGCCGTACGACGTCGGCCGGTGGCACCAGCCGTTCGCCCTCCGGCATTGTCACGAGATTGTCGGTGACGTCCAGGAGCCCGCGGATGAACGTCTTGTAGCTTTCGATGCCCTCAGCCATCCATGCGGAACGGTCCGAGGCCGGGTCCGGGAGCTGCTTGGCGTAGAACCCGCCCTTGGCTCCGGTGGGCACAATCACGGCGTTCTTGACAGTTTGGGCTTTGACCAGGCCCAGGATTTCGGTGCGGAAGTCCTCACGCCGGTCCGACCAGCGCAGCCCGCCGCGTGCCACCTTGCCGAAACGCAGATGCACACCCTCGACCCGGGGCGAATAAACCCAGATTTCAAACATGGGAGTCGGGAACGGCAGTCCTTCAATGACTGACGGGTCCAGCTTAAGGCTCAGATGCGCCTTGTTCTGGTAATGGTTTGTCCGCAGTGTGGCCTGAATCAGGTTCTTGAAGGTCCGCAGCACCCTGTCGGCATCCAGCGTTGCGACCTGTTCGATCGCTGCGTCGAGGGCGGTGAGGACTTCCTCCTGCTTTGCCTGGCGGGCGTCGGAGCTCAGCGCGGGATCGAAGCGGACTTCAAAAAGGTCATTCAAGCCGCGGTTGACCGCAGGGTTGGCCAGCAAGGTGTCGGCGAGGAATCCGTAGGAGTTGGTGTTGCCCATTTGCCGCATGTATTTGGCGTAGGCCCGCAGCACCACCACCTGGCGCCAGTGCATTCCCTCCCGCAGGACCAGCCGGTCGAAGCTGTCCGACTCCACGGCTCCGGAGACCGCGGCGCTGAAGGAGTCGGCCAGAAGCTGACCGGTTTCGAGAGGGTCCACCCCTGCGGGGTACTTCAGGCCGAGGTCATATAGGAAAAAGTCGCGGTGGTCTGCGGTCTCGATCTCGAACGGACGTTCGTCCAGTACCTCGAGCCCCAGATTGTGAAAGTAGGGCAGGATCTGGCTGAGGCTTTTGGGCTCCAGCATGTAAAGCTTGACGCGGGCGTCCTCTTCGAGCGTCGCTCCGGCCCCTTCGGGGAGGTAGACGTGGACGCCAGGCTGTTCCTTGACGTCTTCCCCGGCGTGCTCCGGTGCAGCGCCGTACTTCTCGAAGCGTGCGATGTCGGTGAGGGCATCCTCCACTTCGTAGTCGACGCGGTAGCTTGCAGGGAAGGCTTCCGCCCACACGCCGGCGAGGCCTTTGGCGCCGTCGTCGGTGAGGCCCCCGGCCGCATCGGCCTGGGTGCGCAGGACCTCGGCGATGCCTTCGCTCCACGAGCGGGCAGCACGGACCAGCCGCTTTTCGAGGTCGTCGCTGCTGACGTTGCTGACATCGGCGTTCTTGGGAAGCCTGATCCGGAAGAAAAGACGCGCCAGCGCTGATTCCGTCATCCGCGCCTCGTAGTCGATGGACACGGCGTCGAAGGTTTGGCGCAGTTCCTGCTCGATGCGGAGGCGGACGTTCGTGGTGTAGCGGTCCCGCGGGAGATAGACGAGCGCGGACATAAAACGCCCGTAAATGTCCGGCCGAAGGAACAGCCTGGTCCGGCGCCGCTCCTGCAGACGCTGGATGCCCGTGGCAATGGCCGCCAGGTCGGGAACTTCAATTTGAAACAGCTCGTCGCGGGGGTAGGTCTCGAGGATGCCCAGGAGGTCTTTGCCGGAGTGCGAATCCGGCGGGAACCCGGCGTCGTTCAGTACCGCGGCGACCTTCTCACGCACTACCGGGATGTCGCGCACGGAGCCGGAGTAGGCCGTGGTGGCGAAGAGTCCGATGAAGCGGCGTTCGCCGTTGACGTTACCGGCCGCGTCGAAACTCTTTACCCCGATGTAATCCAGGTACGCGGAACGGTGCACGGTGGAGCGGGAGTTGGCCTTGGTGATGACCAGTGCACGCTTCTCCCGGGCTTTTTTACGGCCCGTCTCGGTGAGGTGCTGGATCTGGTGCGGTGTGTCGGCGCTGCCGCGCAGCAGCCCCAGGCCGCTGTCTTCGCGGGGTTCCAGCACGTCCTCGCCGGATTCGGTCTTGAGTTCGTATTCGCGGTAGCCGAGGAACGTGAAGTTTCCATCGTCCAGCCAGCGCAGCAGCTCCTGGGCCTGGCGGAGCTCGGCGATCTGTGCGGCATCGGCCACGTTGTCCAGGCCCTTGGCAATTTGAAGTGCCCGGTTGCGCATCTTCGGCCAGTCCTCGACGGCGGCCCGCACGTCAGCGAGCACACGGCCGATACCTTCGATCAGCGCCGCACGCTTCGCCTCGTCCACGAGATCAATTTCGACGGCAATCCAGGATTCCATATGCGAAGCGTTGTCACCCTGGGCGATCAGGTGCGAGAGGTTGGGCATCGCCGCGGTGTCACCGCTGGAGATCCCCAGGTGGGAGGGCACACGGGAAACCTTGACGAGCTCCCCGCTCTGGCGGTTGCGGGTCACGACGAACAGCGGGTGCATCACCAGATGGATGGGGGCATTCTGCCGGACCAGTTCCGCGTTGACAGAGTCGACGAGGAAGGGCATGTCATCGGTGACAATGTAGACGACACTGCGATCGGTTTCATCGGAGATCGTGATGCTGGCCCGTCCCGGGAACCGGTTCGCCGCAGCGTCCTTGTGCAGGGACGCCCGGGACGCCAGGAGCTCCTGTGGATACCCCCGGGCGTCTTCTCCGGCGAGGTGCTCGTAGTAGTCCCTCAGGTAGCCGGCTTCGGCACCGATCGAAAGGGTTTGATCCTCCACGCTGGACCCAGACGACATCGACAAACGCCTCCATAAAAAGTTCACGGCCGCTTCGTTGCGGCTCTTTTAGCGAGCCTAACGCTTTAGACGGCGTCTCGCTGTGGAAGAAAATACAGAGGAATGACTTTTTCCTTGGACGGGTGCACAAACCAAGGATGCGATGGCCCTCCGGAGCGGAGAGTCGGGGGCGGACTCAAGCAACAGCGACCCGGCGAGCAGCGCCGCATCACAGGCGGCGGGATCCGCGGGAAGGAATGCCGCCAGCGGCACCGTGGGCCCGTACCGCTCCCAGGCATCACGCAATTGCCGTTCCGGGAATCGTCCCACCGCGGACGGACGGACCTTGTTCAGCACCACGTGCGGGGATGCGTGCGGGACAGCGGCTTGAAGTTCCGCGAGGCCCCGAACGAGCCTCGGCACCCCGATGGAGTCAGCCAGCCCTACAGCAAACACCGTGTCCGCCACCTCGAGGCTCCGCAACGTCGCAGCATTTCGCCGCGGAGCCATGGTGTCGAAGCTCAGTTCTTCGTCGGACTCGAGGCAAAACCCGGTGTCGATGACGATGACCTCCACCACCTGCGTGGCCCTGGCCAGCACCAGGGAAAGGGCTGCGGCGCGGAGTTCGGTCCAGCGGTCGGCCCGGGTAATTCCGGTCAATACGCGGAAGGTGCCCGTCTTTGTCACCACCGGGGTCGCGATCCTGAGCAGCGCCTCAGGATCGAGCAGGCCCTGATCGGCAAGCCTGCAAGCCTGCGCGAGTCCTGCCGCTTCGTCCAAGAGCCCCAGCATGGCAGCGACGCTGGCGCCGTAGCTGTCTGCGTCGACCAACAGCACGGACTTGCCGTCCGCGGCGAGTTCGCCTGCCATGTTGGCGGCAAGCAGGGTCCGTCCCGGCGAGCCGGCGGGTCCCCACACGGCAATGATCTGCCCCGTGCCTGGGCTTTCAACACCCCCCGTGGCAGGGCTGCCCGCGCCGGCGGGGTCCCTGCCCGGTTCAGCAAGACCGGCATTGGCCGCCGGCCGCAGCCTTTGTTCGGTGCCAGCGAGTTGTGCGACGGACGCCATGATGCGTCCGGCGAGGGTAGGGGCATCGACGCTGGTGAGTTCGGCGGCGACGCCGATGCCCCGCAGCCGGGTTTTCTCCTCCGGACTGTCGGTCAGGGCAACGATGGCGACGCCAACGGCGGACAGCCGGTCCACCAGAGACGCCGTCAACTCCTCACTGCCTTCGGCCACGACCGCCGCACGGGCCATTCCTCCCTGGCAGGCCGCCAGCAGCTCCGCAAGTTCCTGGCACCGCCGGACCACTGAGACCGGCCCGTGGAGGCGCTCCAGCCCGCCCACCAGGTCCTCTCTCGAGCCGCCGACGGTGACTACCGGGATACTCATCGGGATGAACCGCCAGGATTCCAGACCACCGAGATCTTGGCCTTGTTGGCCTGGGCACCCAGCAGGTTCGGCATCTGCTCGTTGGTCACCAGCACCATCACGACAGTGGACCGCGCGGACCCCAAAGCGGTGCTGCCCGGCGTGATTTGGGCGATTTCGGCTCCCGGCAACAGCAGGGCCGGCTGATTGAATCCGTTGCGGGTATCCGGCAGCGCCACCCACACATCCACCCGCGAGCCGGCAACGGCCTGTGCTGGCAATGCCTCATCGACAGTCACGGCGACCGGTTTCCGGTCCAGGCCGTCCGGGTGACCGAAACTCGCACGCGGCGCCAGCTGGTCCTTGCCGATTCTCTGGACAGCAATAAGCCCGTCGGGAAGACCGGAGGCTGGGGTGAGATAGTGCTGCTCTACGTCACCAAGGCGGACCTTGACGCGGTTCAGCTTGTCCTCGGTCAGCTTCTCACCGACGGCAATCGCTTCCCGGGCGGTGTATGCCTCGACGGTTTGGTCGGCGGCCCCGACCAGAGAAACGACGCCCGCGACCGAGGCCAGGACGAGCAGGATGCCCACCAGGAGCCGGGGGTCTTTCCAGGATGGCCTCTTCAGCCGTGCTCCGGCAGCTACCGTGCCCACACTCATGCGCCCGCTCCCCCTGTAGTCGCCGCCCCGCAATGGCGTGGCCCCTACATTGTTACCTCTTCGTGCCCGGACGGGAAGATGCTGGAACGAAGTGGGCCGGACTGTGGATAAGAGCCTCAAATGGTGCCATTGATGGCAAAATGAACATATGCCACGATTCCTGACCCTCGCCGACGTCGCGGAGCAGCTCCAGATTAACGCTCCTGCTGCTTACGCACTTGTGCGCAGTGGTGAACTCAAGGCCATCCAGGTGGGCGGACGCGGCCAGTGGCGTGTTGAGGAAAAGATGCTCGAGCAGTACATCGAGGAGCGCTACGCCGAAGCCACCCGGATGATCCAGGAAGCCAAGGCCAAAGTCCGCTGAGCCGGACTCGCCGCGACACCGGGTCAGGACGGCCACGGCCGGCATCCTCGGTGTCTTGCGTCTCGCGTCTTGCGTCTTGCGCCGGAACCCGGACCTAGTACCGCCGGCCGTCGGACCCGGGCCTCCGGGCCGACCGGAGCCCGGCTAACGCGCCAAAGGGTATCGTCGCCATTTGCCGGACGTTGGCGCGCCGGCGGTCCTCGCCGCCGCCGGTGACCGCCAGGTCCAGATGGTCGCGTCCCACCCGGTCAATCACCCCATGGAGGGTTGTTTCTCCTGCCGGACCGCCTGCCAGCAGGACGGCCAGGGCAGCCCGGTCCCGCGCCAGCCCGCGCAGCGCACTGGCCAGGCCCAGCCTCTGGCGCACCTTGGACAATTCTGGTACGGCCAGCCTCGAAAGACCGAGGTATCGAACCACCGCGGCGTAGGGAACGAGCACCTGGTGCTGTGGTTCATCCAGCACGAGGGCTTGGCTTCCTGCGTGGCTTAGAGTCCCCTCGAGCGCCGATCCGGACGCCAACTGAACCACGATCAGCTGCCCCACCGAGCCCCGGAGCCGATCCGTGAGCTCCACCGCTGCCGCCTCGGTCCGTGTCCGCTCGGTGATTTCCGCGTCGAGATCAAGCCGCTCACTGGCGGCCAGTTGTGTCTCCAGATCGGCAAAAAGGGCATCCCAGCGCATGGCGTCAGCGTAGGCGTGCCGATACCGGGGGTCAACCGCACAACCCGAAAATCGACTCTGGACAAACGGGGCTCAAATGATTCAAACTAAGTCAAACAGTATCAAAGCGCATCAAATGCACGTACTCAATCGCTATCCAGGTAAAGGCGGAGTTCCATGCGGGCAGCAGCAAACAGTTCCCTCCCGGACCGGCGTCGCGGGCTTGGCGCTGATGCCGCTGCGGCCGCCGCCATTTTGCTGCTGGGACTTGTTCTTGCGGGAACAGGAGGCAGCATCCTTCTGCGCTGGCGGTCTTCCTCGTCTCGTCATCAATCGCTCGGATTCGAAGACCAGCTAGGGATCGCTGCAAACACGGCCGGCCTGATAGTCATCGTCTGGTGGGCCCTCTCCCTGTTCATCGCTGTCGTGGCCGCCTGCCTGGAACGCCGGGGGAACCTCCGCGCAGCATCTGCGACCGGAAGGTTCGCCCCGGCTTTCATGCGCAGGCTGGCCTTGGCCACTCTGGGACTGCACCTGCTCACCGCCCCGCTGGCCGTGGCTTCGACTGCAGCCCCGGTACCGGATGCCGCCGTCATCCCCAAAGCGTCTGTGGCGTGGACTCCGACGGCCCTCCCGGCTGGGACTGGCACTGCGGCGGACACGTCCGCACCGGTTCCCGGGCCCACGCCCCGCCCCGGACAACCGGCGGCCAACCCTGCCGTCGCCGGTCCGCAGTGGCAGCCGCTCAGTCCGGTTGTCGACCCCGGGCCGCTGGCCGCGCAGCCCCCGCGTCACCAACAGCCTTCCAGCCCGGCAAGCGAAGTGACGGTACGCCCCGGAGATTCACTCTGGAGCTTGTCGGCGGCCCGCCTCGGACCCTTCGCCTCGGACGTGGACATCGCCGTGGACTGGCCGCGGCTTTACCAAGCCAACAAGGACATCATCGGCGGGAACCCCAACCTCCTGAGGCCCGGCCAGGTATTGAGACTTCCGGCCAGCGAGTGATGACCGGATGAAGATACCAGCCGGGGCCCGGCAACCGCACGACTCCAAACTCCCCCAGTAAAGGAAGCATCATGACCGCCTTGACCAGACACCATGCCGCTGCGGAAGCCGCAACGTCGATAACTCCGCCACTGCGCCTGGTGCCCGGCGGCGGCGCGCCGGAGGCGCGTCCGTCCGGTCCCCGCGTTCCGGCAGTTCCGCAGTTGCGCCTGGCTGATGAGGAACAGGAGGTATGCGCAATCTCGCGCAGCACCGTCCAGGCTGCCATAGAAGTACTGGCCGGCACCCGGCCGGCGCAGCAGCTGGCCCGTCGGCTCGATGAACGCTGCCTCGCTGCCCTGCAACACCGGGCCGCTTTGACCCGGCGCGTGCCGTGCGGGGCGAGTCCGACTGCAGGCCGGCTGCACCGCAATCCTTCCGTTCGGTCGGTCCGGGCGTGCCGCATTTCCGCTGACATCTATGAAGCAAGCGCCGTCGTGGTCGAGGAACTGCGGGTACGGGCGGTCGCCCTTCGGCTGGAGCGGTGCCGGCTGACCTGGCGGATCACCGTTCTGGAGATTGGCTGAGGCCCGCCTGGCCCGGCCGCTGTAACGGTCTGGGGCTTGGCTGTTCGAAGCAACGGAAGGAGGAGCGCACAGCCAGAAAGAGGACCGGAACATGCTCCGGTCCTCTTTTCTGGCTGCTTTCCTACTGCACGCCCCGTCCGGGCCGCGGTGTACTGCCCGCGGCCGGTTAGCGTTTCTTCTTTTTCCCCGGCCGGCGCGGCGCGTCCTGTCCGGCCTTGGCGGGGTTGCCGGAGCGGCCCGGGACTTTGGCCTCCACCCGGGTTTGGGCCGTACCGTCTTCTCCGGGTGCGGTGTATTGCAGCTGGGCCGGCTTTTCGGGCGCCTCCAACCCCGCGGCATGGATCTGCGGTTCCTGGTGTTCGGTGTGCTGGCCCGCGGCGTCCGCAACGACGACGTCTGCGGCGGGCGTCACCTCGACCTCAAGGTTGAAGAGGAACCCGACGCTTTCCTCGCGGATGGCCTCCATCATTGCCTGGAACATGATGAAGCCCTCGCGCTGGTATTCCACCAGAGGGTCGCGCTGGGCCATGGCGCGCAGCCCGATGCCTTCCTTCAGGTAGTCCATCTCGTAGAGGTGTTCCTGCCATTTGCGGCCGATCACCGACAGAACGACGCGCCGCTCGAGTTCGCGCATGCTCTCGTGCCCGATGGTTTCTTCACGGGATTGGTAGACGAGGCGGGCATCGGAAAGGATCTCTTCCTTGAGGAATTCGACCGTGATTCGGGACTTTCCGCCGGCTTCGTCGATGACGTCGCGTGGCGTGACACTCAGAGGGTAGAGGGTCTTGAGGTTCGACCACAATAAGTTGAAGTCCCAGTCGTCACCATTGCCCTCAGCGGTGGCCTGCTCGATGAAGGCGGTGATGGTGTCCTCCAGGAAGAACTGGACCTTTTCGTGCAAGTCGTCGCCCTCAAGAATGCGGCGGCGGTCACCGTAGATGGCTTCGCGCTGGCGGTTCAGGACGTCGTCGTACTTCAGGACGTTCTTGCGCTGTTCGGCGTTGCGGCCCTCTACCTGGCCTTGCGCGGAGGCGATGGCACGGGAGACGAGCTTGGATTCGAGGGCGACGTCGTCCGGCACGGAACTGTTCATGAGCCGTTCCGCCGCCCCGGAGTTGAACAGGCGCATCAGGTCATCCGTCAGCGACAGGTAGAACCGGGACTCGCCGGGGTCGCCCTGACGGCCGGAGCGGCCGCGGAGCTGGTTGTCGATTCGCCGTGATTCGTGGCGCTCGGTGCCCAGCACGTACAGGCCGCCGTAGGTCAGGACTTCCTCGTGCTCGTCTTTGACGGACTGCTTGGCGGCCTCGAAGGCAGCCGGCCAGGCTGCCTCATATTCTTCGGAGTTCTCTTCCGGATCCAGTCCGCGCGAAGCCAACTCGGCGACGGCGGTGAACTCGGCGTTGCCGCCGAGCATGATGTCGGTACCGCGGCCGGCCATGTTGGTCGCCACGGTGACGGCACCCTTGCGCCCGGCCTGGGCCACAATCGCTGCCTCACGGGCGTGGTTTTTAGCGTTGAGGACCTCGTGCCGGATGCCCTCCTTGGCCAGCAGCCGGGAGAGATACTCGCTCTTCTCGACGCTCGTAGTGCCGACCAGGACCGGCTGGCCCTCTTCATGCCGCTCGGCGATGTCCTTGACGACGGCGTCGAATTTGACGGCCTCGTTCTTATAGACAAGGTCGGCCTGGTCAATTCTCGTCATGTCCCGGTTGGTCGGGATCGCGACGACACCCAGTTTGTAGGTGCTCATAAATTCTGCGGCTTCGGTTTCGGCAGTACCGGTCATGCCTGCGAGCTTGTCGTACATGCGGAAGTAGTTCTGCAAGGTGACCGTGGCGAGGGTCTGGTTTTCAGCCTTGATCTCGACGCCCTCTTTGGCTTCGATCGCCTGGTGCATGCCCTCGTTATAGCGCCGGCCGGCCAGGATACGGCCGGTGTGCTCGTCAACGATCAGGACTTCACCGTCGAGGATGACGTAATCCTTGTCCCGCTTGAACAGTTCCTTGGCCTTGATGGCGTTGTTCAGGAAACCGATCAGCGGGGTGTTGGCGGACTCGTACAGGTTGTGGATGCCGAGGTAATCCTCGACCTTCTCGATGCCGGCTTCAAGCACACCAACGGTGCGCTTCTTTTCGTCGACTTCGTAGTCCTCCTCGGACTTGAGCCGGGTGACCACCTTGGCGAACTCGCTGTACCAGCGGTTGGTGTCGCCCTGGGCTGGTCCGGAGATGATCAGAGGGGTCCGGGCTTCATCGATGAGAATGGAGTCCACTTCATCGACAATGGCGAAATGGTGGCCGCGCTGGACGAGCTCGGATCTGTCCCACGCCATGTTGTCGCGGAGGTAGTCGAAGCCGAATTCGTTGTTGGTGCCGTAGGTGATGTCCGCGGTGTACTGTTCGCGGCGCACGGAGGGGTCCTGGTTTGACAGGATGCAGCCGCT is drawn from Micrococcaceae bacterium Sec5.8 and contains these coding sequences:
- a CDS encoding helix-turn-helix domain-containing protein; translated protein: MPRFLTLADVAEQLQINAPAAYALVRSGELKAIQVGGRGQWRVEEKMLEQYIEERYAEATRMIQEAKAKVR
- a CDS encoding LysM peptidoglycan-binding domain-containing protein — encoded protein: MRAAANSSLPDRRRGLGADAAAAAAILLLGLVLAGTGGSILLRWRSSSSRHQSLGFEDQLGIAANTAGLIVIVWWALSLFIAVVAACLERRGNLRAASATGRFAPAFMRRLALATLGLHLLTAPLAVASTAAPVPDAAVIPKASVAWTPTALPAGTGTAADTSAPVPGPTPRPGQPAANPAVAGPQWQPLSPVVDPGPLAAQPPRHQQPSSPASEVTVRPGDSLWSLSAARLGPFASDVDIAVDWPRLYQANKDIIGGNPNLLRPGQVLRLPASE
- a CDS encoding Rv3235 family protein, whose protein sequence is MTALTRHHAAAEAATSITPPLRLVPGGGAPEARPSGPRVPAVPQLRLADEEQEVCAISRSTVQAAIEVLAGTRPAQQLARRLDERCLAALQHRAALTRRVPCGASPTAGRLHRNPSVRSVRACRISADIYEASAVVVEELRVRAVALRLERCRLTWRITVLEIG
- the secA gene encoding preprotein translocase subunit SecA, translating into MASLIEKLLRTGDKKTLRQLRNYADSINALESSFQTFSDAELREETDRLRARHADGEILDDLLPEAFAAVREASSRTLGMRHFDVQLMGGAALHLGNIAEMKTGEGKTLVATAPAYLNALTGNGVHVITVNDYLAEYQSDLMGRVYRFLGLTSGCILSNQDPSVRREQYTADITYGTNNEFGFDYLRDNMAWDRSELVQRGHHFAIVDEVDSILIDEARTPLIISGPAQGDTNRWYSEFAKVVTRLKSEEDYEVDEKKRTVGVLEAGIEKVEDYLGIHNLYESANTPLIGFLNNAIKAKELFKRDKDYVILDGEVLIVDEHTGRILAGRRYNEGMHQAIEAKEGVEIKAENQTLATVTLQNYFRMYDKLAGMTGTAETEAAEFMSTYKLGVVAIPTNRDMTRIDQADLVYKNEAVKFDAVVKDIAERHEEGQPVLVGTTSVEKSEYLSRLLAKEGIRHEVLNAKNHAREAAIVAQAGRKGAVTVATNMAGRGTDIMLGGNAEFTAVAELASRGLDPEENSEEYEAAWPAAFEAAKQSVKDEHEEVLTYGGLYVLGTERHESRRIDNQLRGRSGRQGDPGESRFYLSLTDDLMRLFNSGAAERLMNSSVPDDVALESKLVSRAIASAQGQVEGRNAEQRKNVLKYDDVLNRQREAIYGDRRRILEGDDLHEKVQFFLEDTITAFIEQATAEGNGDDWDFNLLWSNLKTLYPLSVTPRDVIDEAGGKSRITVEFLKEEILSDARLVYQSREETIGHESMRELERRVVLSVIGRKWQEHLYEMDYLKEGIGLRAMAQRDPLVEYQREGFIMFQAMMEAIREESVGFLFNLEVEVTPAADVVVADAAGQHTEHQEPQIHAAGLEAPEKPAQLQYTAPGEDGTAQTRVEAKVPGRSGNPAKAGQDAPRRPGKKKKR